The DNA window ttttcaatatatatCATTACACGTACACGCAAAAAATCATGGTCGTCATCATCATCTACATACACGACTGAGCAATcacacaaaacaaataaataaatcgaATTCCTAACCGACTGaaacaagaattcaacaaaaaaaatacaaatgttTATAGAGAAACAAACACATCTAAGCTAAAACCATGGAGACCAAGATTCCAGCAATAGAAGTAACGGCAACGAAAGTATTTGTGATAGAGAATGCAGCAGAGGGTGCATCAGCTTCTCCTGGGTTTGATGCTGGACCATTTGTGCCTGGTGCCGGTGCAGAAGAAGTGTTTGGGGTTGGTGATGAAGGAGAGGGTGCTGGAGAAGAAGTGGTTGAAGGAGAGGGTGCTGGTGAAGTGTTTGTGGAGGGTGATGGAGCAGGTGCTGAATTAGGTGATAATGATCGGGTAGGTGCGGGTGCAGGAGCTTGTTGTGCTATGCATGAAGTAGCCAAAAGACCCAATATCAAAAACACTTTGATTGCAACAGAACCCATGTTATATATGTTTTTGAGATTATTGAGATTCCTCCAAATATATGGCTTGTAGGATGATTGATTTGTGTAAGGTCCAAGTGAATTATTGGGGGTATATATAGTGTGATACTATTGCTTGTGTGTTTTCTTAGCTATGGCGGTGTGTGATTAAATAATGggtcaaataaaaaaaaagactacttttcttttcctttcttttttgttattttttctttttcatattatttttttgtgtatgtaattttattttttcaattaatattttcttttgtttttttagcgAGGGCGGTTGTGTGATGTGACTTTTGCTAAATAATGGGTCAAATAAAAAAGTACtacttttctttatttgttaGGAAAAgattttcttcttttgtttctttttatatgCAATTTTCTTTGCGAcaattaatattttatgtgtGTTTGCAAATTAAGTAATACGACAGGGTAGTACGTTTGGTTAAGTATAACCGCGTTTAATCATTCTTACTTTGATTTTTCTAACGCTGTTTCTAGATTACTTAACATTCAAACGTTTGATTTGTTCCCGTAACAGTGGTGGATAATGAAGTGGTCTTCTATACTTTATTTGAAGGAAGTGAAGTTGCAACATAAAAAGACAaggtaaaattttaaaataaatagtcaAGGGTCTTAAAAAACAGTTTTCTTattaaaatgttataaaaaaagtttaatagAATATAATTTTAGTAGAAAAAAATAGTGCAGAGTAAAGGAAAATTTAgacttttataaatataaaagataaacAATAAATGGTAACCTGAAAGTCCTAGAACTTATTGTGGTATTTCTATCTCTAAAGTACTGCCGGGTGTAGCAGGTTCAAGGAAATCTTTTATTTTGCAATCTATAATGCATTTGATTTAAGAAATAACACGAGGGTGCCAAATGACATCtagaataaaataacaaaaagttTTAAGGATTACAAATCCATACATATCTAGACATTTGTGGAGTAGTTGCCCAAGTATTGGAGATTGATGAATATTTTAAGGATTAAATTCATTGGAGATATTTGTACAATCTATCTGATGGAAAGAAAATGCAAATCAAAGTTTTAAGTAAAAttgattcaatattttttttcaaaatagtgTGATTGGATGAATGTACTCAAGGATTCAAGGATTACCCTGAGATATAAGCTATTTGAATTTAATCTATATTGATTTGAATGTAGTGATTTCAACAAATTGATATTAaacttaaatattataaattactgACATAAATATGTTTGTCGTCCTTATAAATATTCTAATTTCCGCTTTTAGTCCttttaaaattttccttcaaacaatggtcctcataaaattttccatttacaattttggtccctgccgtcaactttcattaacggaagctgacgtggcacgccacgtggaaGACAATTTGGCAAAAAgctgaaaacacttaaaattgcgggggttttaaacctcctatAAACAAACCCAAAAAACTTTAGAAAAACATTGGTTCTGAACGTTTTTCAAACACCTTGTCAGCAAATTTTGCAACAGCGATTATATTACAAGAACCAAACTTTTCCTCATCCAATTGATCCACACAAACAATGTTATGGTAAACATAGCAAGAACATATTAAGTTCACTACAATCATATCCTCATCCAATTGATTCACAAAAAAAATCTTATTCTATCTAATATCAAAAACACATACTAGTTTTGCAATTGAAAGTGAAAACaagaaatgaaaattttaaaaaaattcagaaataGAGAGTTTCTCACCCAGGCTGTCTCCTCATCTTGAAATTCTCCGATGTAAACCCAATCGAAACCCGTCCTTTAACACCAACATCCTTAACAGTAATCTCAAAATAGTAAACAATCCGCTTCATCGGAGCAACTCTATTAGCTTGAATAACACCAACATCATGACCATGAAGATTAACATTCACATACTTCATCGAAAGCTTATTCGTCTCCACCAGAACAAAACCTCCCGAACTATTCAAAGTATTGAGCTCAATCGGAGATTCTTCCTTCTCATCATCGTCTTCGTAATCTTCCAAATTTTCCTTCACTTTCGGTGGACAGAGCTCTAGAAAATAGAGACCTAGATCTTGTTCTTGATTTGCCTTTTCAACACTGTTGTTTCCGTTGGTTTCTTTCATCATTGGAATCATGAgaagttcaaaaccctaattttgtgaTCGAGAGAATGTTTAGATTCGGTTGAGAAGATGGAATTCCAAATCTAACCCTTCACGCTCTTTCGGCTGGGACGAACTGATATAAGACCAACATGTTTTGAGACATGTTTTGTAAATCTTTTTCAGCTTTCATGGAAAGTAACACACTGTTGATAaatattttctggaaaaaaatgcCTTCAAATGTTATGCGTTGAAGATTGAAAATATTACTTGTCATGATTACTTACTATAGATTTTAGTAAAAATAAATCCACATTCTGTAGCTATATCTTTAAGAATTGGGAGCCTGTTACTCCTTATAAAGCTTTAACAAATTTTGTTTTGCTTATGACCAATTAGCTCTTATGCTGATTTGTTGCCGACTTGTTGTTGTATCCAGATAGTTGTACCTATTCAACATAATATCCATTGGTGCCTAGGTGTTatcaagaagaaggaaaagaagtttCAGTATCTTGATTCACCGAAAGGAATTGATACACAAGTGCTCAAAGTGCTGGTAATATTCAAGCTCCAAAAAATTCAGAACCAATATTTGCGTGTTTGACAAAATTTCTGAAccaatattttcttaaaattttttgaatttgtttagaggaggtttaaaacccccgcaatttcaAGTGTTTTCAGCTTTTTGCCAAGTTGTCTTCCACGTAGCGTGCCACGTCAGCTTCTGTTAATGAAAGTTGACGGCAGGGACCAAAATTGTGGATGGAAAATTTTatgaggaccattgtttgaagaaaaattttagagggactaaaagcgaaaattgaaatatttataaggaccacaaacatatttaaccctaaattacGGTATGTCCAGTGGAATCAACAAACAAATAATATGAAGGATAATTCTAATCAAATCTAGATTTTACATACAAATTTCtatcaaaagaaattaaaagtcTAAATCATGCAAATCTGACAAAGCCTTAAACTCATAACATGCAAAATTttaaaactgaaaggaaaaagatagAGATAGAAGATTGTACAGCGGAATTTATCATAGTTCAATGTTGTATTTACAAAAAGTACAATAGTGAGAGATGGAGAATTTGTTCATGTAATTGTGGGAGATTATGTGTATATATCACAAAAATTTATGGATGATCTTTTCAATTATGGAGTTGAAATTTGTATAGAGACTCCTTGTGTCTGGGTTAGAGAACAATTTCCTTACTTCCACATTCAAAAACGTGAAAAATAGAAGACTCATTCTTACTCAAATCGTGGAGGAAGTCGATTTTCCTCATTAATTGGTATTCCTAGAATGTAAATCCCGAGACACCTCTTAGGCCAACTACGTTATATGGACGGATCACGAGTTTTGAACTCAAGCAAATCGACAACCTGCAACGCGCTCCGGGCGGCCAACCCTACTTTAGACAACCCACTATGCTTCGGGCGTTCGCCCAACAGTACTTAGTTTGGGACGTTTCCAATATAAACCATTCTCTTTTAGTCCCAATAAGGTTATCGCAGTCCACAATCCCTCAAGCACGAGGTCTTGGAGAGAGTGAAGTGATTTAATTCAAACGTATTGCATGCAATCTTAAAGATTTTGCAAGTCTCTCACGCAAATGGAACACATGCtgcatttaatatattttatgatgGGTCTGTCTTGGGAAGCTAAGTTCGCCGAGGACCCTGGGTTCCCTCACATATTTCAAGAAAGGATACGTGTAGAGGTTACCTCGAAACTGTGAGGGAACCTAGGGGGAGTCCATCATGACTTATGCGACCTAGGTTCTTAGTCCTACAAGAAGAGGACCTCATCTCATTTTCCATTCACATTTTTCCAAGTTTTTTATTCTAGCAAAGCAAGTTGCTTAAAACCTTCTTCGACTTAGCTTTATCTTCTTCATTCTTAAATAGTTATAACCTTTCCCTCCCTTTCTTCATCCTCTtgtttttcttccaaaaaaaaaatagaaattattaaGGGAACTTACAAAATTATAAGAATAATGCATGAAAAACTCTAGGCAAACCGATGTAACAATGAAATATAGGCTCCTCAAAATAAAGATGTTTAGGATTTACGATAGAACCTCCAATTCTAATAGTGATAGTGACTTTCTTTCTTATTGTTCTTTTTCAGGAAATCCAGAGTTGTCAATGGCGACAAGCTAATCTTAAGTGTTCATGAGTTGATGAATTCGAAACTTGTTATACCTCTGATAAGAGAGTGACCTCTTTTAGGAAACACCTAAACCTCTATGGAACTAGTGATGAGGAGGAGGTCATCTTGGAGCCTTGCTCCAAAGAAGAGCGGGCTAACATGGCCGCCTAAAAAGATTCTCCATATGTCTTCTTTTATATACATCTTCCGGTTGTCAAAGACCTTGAGGTGCCCATACCATTTACTCATTTCGAGTTAGAGATTCTCGCTACCATCAAAATCGTTCCCTCCCAAATCGTGCTCAATGGCTAGGCCTTTAAAATGGTCTTTGAGATTATTTGTAGGCAACTAAAGGTTAACCCCACAGTAGGTATTGTTCCATACTAAAAATAGATTTGATTGGTGAATGATTAATATGGATTAAAACTATGGACTCAAGCTTCCGATATTTAGAAGAACGACTTGACCTACAAGGTTAGCACTCAAATGCCCAAATTGAAAGTGCAGTCACGTTGTCGTATGGGATCTTTTACtttgttttgatgatttttttaatttgttcgtATGATATATAATTTGTTTGCGTATTTGAAATTTGCTTATCAATTTGTATTCGAGTGTTTGTATTTTATTCGTATTTGAGGTGTATTGTAATTGATTCACTTATTGTTACTTTGTAACATTAGAACCCTTTGTTACTCAATTCAATCTATTTAGTGTCAAGTTAATCTTATATGTAAATGATTAAGCAATAAAATATGAAAGACAAATTATCTCTTAAAAAACTTCAGTTGGCGTTTTGAAAAATATAGTGTCATGTATCCATTGTCATACAAATTATTATCAATATACACTGTGATCGGTTCGGTTCTGAATCAAGCAAAGCAATATAATATCTCTCGTGTAGAGGAAACCATAAAGGGTTACTGCAAcaactatttttattttcaatatagtaTATGATTACACGTACACACAAAAAATCATGGTCATCACCATCTACATACACTACACGAGTGATCAATTACATAAACAAATAATCACTAATAAATAAATCGAAATCCTAATCAACTAaagcaagaattcaacaaaataaaaaatatctttataAACAAACACGTCTAAGCTAAAACCATGGAGACTAAGATTCCAGCAAGAGATGTAACGGCAACGAAGGTGTTGGTGATAGAGAATGCAGCAGAGGGTGCATCAGCTTCTCCTGGGTTTGATGCTGGACCATTAGTTCCTGGTGCTGGTGGAGAAGAAGTGTTTGGGGTTGGTGATGAAGGAGAGGGTGCTGGAGAAGAAGTGGTTGAAGGAGAGGGAGTTGGAGAAGAAGTTGTTGAAGGAGAGGGTGATGGAGAAGTATTTGTGGAGGGTGATGGAGCAGGTGCTGAATTAGGTGATAAAGATCGGGTAGGTGTGGGTGCAGGAGCTTGCTGTGCTATGCATGAGGTAGCCAACAACCCCAATATCAAAAACACTTTGATTGCAACAGAAACCATATTGTTTTGATAGAGAAGAATGttgaatgaaaatatatatatttttgagagaaagagaagaaggggTTGAGCAAGGTTATTCAGATTCCTTCAAATTGATTTGTGTATTGTCCAATTGCATAacttgtgtgtatatatatatatatatatatatatatatatatatatatatatatatatatatatatatatatatatatatatatatatatatatatatatatatatatatatatatatatatatatatatatagaaaaaaatGATTATGATATTGCGAAGGCGGTGTGTGATTATGAATAAAAGAAAAGTAATCGTTTACGTGTGTTGCAAGTTAAGTAATACGAGACAGGGTAGTATGTTTAATTGGTATAACCGCGTTTAACCATTCTCACTTTGATTGTTCTACGTTGTTTCTAGATTACCAAACAttcaaatgtttgatttgttcACGTAATGGTTATGAAAGCTGATAGGTGGATATGGTGTTCAAACGCGGTTCCTCTTTATCACAATAAGTCTATATTTCAAATCGGTGACCACTATATAGGGTCAATTAATAGATAAGTCAATAATTTATTGATGTTGAACATGTGTTTTAACTAACTTTTTTCTAAATTCTCCGCAATTTACATTTGAATGTCAATTTCTTTTTAATGTTTTCTCTTACTTTAATCTTAATGTATGTCTATACTTTTGATTAATTAGTGTTTTAAAATTGATAGCGAAAGATAAATCAACAAAATCTTCTACTTAAggcttaattgattaaaaataaatagctTAGTCGAATAAAGGActaagtattttaaaaactattcaAAAATTAATACAACAACATCATAAGGTACAATTAATTTCacctttcaaataaaaataaataataaaattcaaatatatgagatattggatcgaactctagtatggtcgaagcgTAGtctcttggttcgacaggattaagcatgaagtcaaaggttgttcacatgcttgtgtcgaagatgatagggttgttagcatgttaaattaggtttagtgtttaaaccataatttgttaagttagcttgtttattaagttggcttgtgtaatgggtcttgtggaaaaagcccattagttagtatgttagattttattataaatagcatactagtctctcatcactgcaacactgcaaatcctaatttagggtgagagaggttatttgttattcttgtaaacttgtaatcttgttttctaagagaaagtaaaagaatagcagttataaccaattcttgtgttcttcttcttccttgtcctttattattcccttgttttatactttattcttggcattgaattcacaacaaattggtgcggtgagcgtggagaagatgccttcaacaaaataTGAGAttaaaaagttcaccggagtgaatgattttggtctgtggcgcttgaagatgaaagcgttgaagggagaggcagccatgaatgctgaattaacggcagcggagaagacaactatgattgAGAAAGCACAcatcgcaattttgttgagccttggtgataaggttctctggcaggtgtaacaccccgttaattcttgttattaatttaattatttttctttaattaaattataagaattaataatttttgggaattatgtggaaaatgatgaaatatttggtttgggctagagtggtgattagcagaagggggtgttagctaagcaagcccattataatattttattttatttttcataaaataaaaggattTGGGAAAGAGGAAGGAGAAGCAAaagagacagactctgagaaaaagaagaacacgtgaaagtgagaagagccaaagggggagaagaacttcgaagattcgactctgaggtaaggggggattcttcgggttagtaatccttatgcgattataggtagtatgattgattaggattattgtctagttcaatcgtacgtgtccagtttgggaattttgttaggttttgatgaatttgtatgaattacatgattttgttaatactcatgatatatgttgttaatacttgaataaaacttgtctgaaatgtgtgatgatgtgaaaattgatggtatttgtgtgctatgttcgtatgtacttgaaattggggaaatgggatagggtaaatgctgtcaaaatggtgaatttggctatgcaggtacgtaggaaccggttcccgtgtgggacgaaccggttcccccttataaaaaacagagcgtgtggattctgggtagctaggaaccggttcccatgtagggacaacccggttccccatagtaaaaatcagaggcgtgattttggatgcagccaggaaccggttcccatgtgggacgaaccgggttctgcagcatattttataaagatgttttattttcaaaaacccataacttttgatccgagtatccgatttatgtgccgttttgggcgttgcgaagctaatgatatgctttatctgatgaagtaataatacgggcagtggccgacttatttatttattcaattaaattattgttgaattggattgaggtggcaattaacattaatgtgatgtgtatgttattgtgatgatgtggtgtatgttgtgaatgattgaatgatgcttatacatgtacatacttgttatgatgttattggtaagaggtgataagcgatgttaagcatcgaaatgatgatgatgtatgatgatgtaagtatgtgtcatgtgtgcattattcataaatcatttgcattggaaggctaattcccattgtgcggagattagcgggaagtcatcgtgtgcccatgtggggtgtgagcgatgaggcagtagtcgtgtgcccatgtggggtgtgagcgactagagggcagtatcaaagagagaagtcc is part of the Vicia villosa cultivar HV-30 ecotype Madison, WI linkage group LG2, Vvil1.0, whole genome shotgun sequence genome and encodes:
- the LOC131645947 gene encoding uncharacterized protein LOC131645947 yields the protein METKIPAIEVTATKVFVIENAAEGASASPGFDAGPFVPGAGAEEVFGVGDEGEGAGEEVVEGEGAGEVFVEGDGAGAELGDNDRVGAGAGACCAMHEVAKRPNIKNTLIATEPMLYMFLRLLRFLQIYGL
- the LOC131645948 gene encoding uncharacterized protein LOC131645948, with the translated sequence METKIPARDVTATKVLVIENAAEGASASPGFDAGPLVPGAGGEEVFGVGDEGEGAGEEVVEGEGVGEEVVEGEGDGEVFVEGDGAGAELGDKDRVGVGAGACCAMHEVANNPNIKNTLIATETILF